CTTCCACAGAAGGAAAACTGTGATCCTGAaagacacaaaaggaaaagacagaccTACCCAGGATACGCAGATCCTTGCATTCAAGCACTCATCCGCAACACAAAAGACATCGCCTGCCTGGAAGTCGCCCCGCCAGGAAGTCCGAAGCTGCGGTGAGGCGTGGTTTCTAGGCGCTGATCCATCCTAGCATGACACCAGGCCTTCTAGTTTAGGTAGCAACAGGCACAACAGCCTTCACAGAAACTGTCGCCTTTGTGCCCAGCTCTAGCCAGAACCTGTGCAAGCTGTCATCCTTCCACTCCGTAAGGAGAAACAGAGGCCAACCCTCAGCTCCTGTCCTGCTTCAGCATCAATTCCGAAAAGGAGCCATTTCTTTCTTCAGGTACACGCTTCTACAGAACTCAGGCTAACAAGTGAAAACTAATCTTGTGTGCTCATCTCAAGGACTGTGCAAGCTTATCCAGGGTTTCAGGCGACAACTGTTGGCATGAAGCCCTCTTGAATAAATAGGTGGAGGCCCAggctgtccctccctccctcccaacctCCCAGAGAGCTTCAGCCTCCTCCCTACACAACCAGCGAACTCAGCTCTGGGTAAAGGACCCAACTTGCTACAGTTGGCCAACTATCCGGCTGTATGGCCCCATGAGTCATCAGGCATCGTGGCTTACACCTAGCAGGGCGAGCAGATCCCACTCTGGGCACCCATCTTCAGTCCTGGACTGCCCTCCTCCCCAGATCTCACAAAGAATGTTATGACCAGTTTGGGATGGGTGGGTGGCGCCTCACTCGGCTAATTTGCCAGAAAAGGAATTCACACAAGTACTTTccctacaaaataatttattccaaCACACAGCAACAGCAGAGACTCTATGTACAAGCACACTGACGCTCCTGACTACCCTCAACTAGGGGACCCTTTTCTTCCCCCTTGCCTTGCGGACCTCTTCTATCAAATCTTTCAGGTACTGGATCTCCTTGGCCAGGGAATCCGCCCTCTCTTTTAAAGCCTCATTCTTCTTTTCCAGCTCTTTGCACTCGCCAGTGAGGGCCTCCTGCTCCGCCCTCTTCTTCTGGCGGTACCTAGTGGCTGCTGTCTTGTTTTGCTCCATTTTTTTCAGCTTCTTATCCAGTTTCTCACCCTTTACTTTTGCTTCTACCATCTTCTCTCCAGGAGGGTCGTAAGGTTTGGGGCGGGCAGAGCCACAGAGAACACCTGGAGATGGGAGGCTCCTATTTGGAGAGCCCCTGGTGGACGGGCTATGCTGAGGAGAGCCCAGATAGGACTCCGGGCTCATACAGATGCCACTATCATTATCTGAGGGGGTGTCCTCCTCCTTTATGCACGGAGGGATCATGGCAACATAAGCAGTGGCATCTGGCTTCCTATCTCCTTCAGTGATATCCACTTCACTGCCCAGCTCTAAACTAAAGGAATGATCTGGAGTGGAGGACAGGACCcctggggaaaggggaagaggTTGCAAGAAGGTGAAGGGGGCAACCTGGTCGGGTTTTGTTAAACTTTCTGGGAGATGGCCAATTGGGTTCACCGTCTGGGGGGGCTCCTTGTTAGTCTCCTGGACTAGGGGGGCAAAGAGATCACACGTGTCATCCAACGTGGTCAAAAGGTCATCTGGCATGGTTTCCAGGTCATCTATACCCAACAGGGCATCAAAGTCGAACTCCTTCAAATCCATTTTCTCCAACATCCAATCTGTCCCGGAGAAGGCATCCTCTGCAAAAAATTGGAATGACAGGGCCAAGTGAGTCAGATACAAAGATAACAGGCCCCTAACCCTAGATCCCACCCAGACGATGTGGTGGTGGCCCACTCACCCTTGCCGTTGTTGGAGGGACTGACCAACCCATCCACAGCCAGCCATTCGGAGGAGCCCGCCTTAGCCTTGTCGCTGGAGAACCCATGAGGTTTGAAGTGCTTGGCCACCTCCAGGTAGTCATCTAAGAGACCTAGGCTTTCTTCAGCCCCCAAACCCGACTGGTCGAAGGGGGACATCAAGTCCCCCACCAACACCTCGCTGCTCAGGAAGCTCATTTCGGTCATGTTGCGGTGCTTTGCTGGAATCGAGGAATGTGCTTAATTCGAAGATGTCTTTGTCGGTTACAGCAACGCTGCTGCTGAATGCCGTGAAAAGCCTGAATGGGAATCAGAAGCCAATTCCCATTAGAGGTTAGCTGGTCTGAGAATTTCATCTTTCCACTTACGAGGCAGGACTTCTCTAGACCAGCCATCTATAGAGTCGGCAACGGGGCAGTTGCATCCGCCCCTCCCTGCTGCGGCTCAGGTTCCACAAAATGGACGCTCACGGAGACCAGGCGATTCTTCCAGCGGCCACCAAGAGGAAGGCGCTCCGTCCCCGCGTCCAAATACGGCCAGGGCGGCCACGCCCCGCCCACCGCCCGCCCTTGACTCACGCCCGCGCCGCCGCCCTGCCGCCGCCATCTTGGTTCCTGCCACGTTTCGCGGGGGGGAAAGCCGAGACCCCTGGGACCCTTGGGGGACTCGGGGTCCGAGGGCGGCAGGGCCCATGTGGAAGCAGTCCTGGCACCCGAATGCGCCTTCCCGATCCCGGGCACGCGAGCATCTCGGGGACACCCAAGCAAAAACCACGCGTCCCGGGCGCTCGTAAACTCGCTTCCTCCTTGGCGGCACCGCCCCAGCCCCAGGCCGCACCCCACCAACCCAAAACCTGCGCCGGCCCACGGAGCACAGCTGGACGACCCGCCCTGGTACTCACGCCATGGCTTAAGCCGCTGGGGGGGGTGCCGCTGCAGAGCCTGGTGCTGCTGCCGCCGCTGCAAAGGCCAATGCTGCCGCAGGCACTGCTGCCCCTAATACGCCATGGTGGCCGTGGACCCTGCGGGCGGGGAGGAGGGAAGGCGCACACGTGCGAACCAAACTACATTTGTGGGCGGACGAAGTAGAAATGGCCGCAACGGCCGCCCGCCGGCCCTTTATAGACTTCGTCTCTAAGGGGACGCAGCACCGACGCATCCTTCCGCCACGGCCACGTGACCATCTCCTCCCGCCCGCTCGTTTCCCTCCCTTTGACGCCCCAACCGTTTATGCCCAGCGCGTAGCTGTGACGAGAAAAGGTGTTTGTTCTTATGACC
This genomic interval from Theropithecus gelada isolate Dixy chromosome 10, Tgel_1.0, whole genome shotgun sequence contains the following:
- the ATF4 gene encoding cyclic AMP-dependent transcription factor ATF-4 isoform X1; protein product: MTEMSFLSSEVLVGDLMSPFDQSGLGAEESLGLLDDYLEVAKHFKPHGFSSDKAKAGSSEWLAVDGLVSPSNNGKEDAFSGTDWMLEKMDLKEFDFDALLGIDDLETMPDDLLTTLDDTCDLFAPLVQETNKEPPQTVNPIGHLPESLTKPDQVAPFTFLQPLPLSPGVLSSTPDHSFSLELGSEVDITEGDRKPDATAYVAMIPPCIKEEDTPSDNDSGICMSPESYLGSPQHSPSTRGSPNRSLPSPGVLCGSARPKPYDPPGEKMVEAKVKGEKLDKKLKKMEQNKTAATRYRQKKRAEQEALTGECKELEKKNEALKERADSLAKEIQYLKDLIEEVRKARGKKRVP
- the LOC112632667 gene encoding mediator of RNA polymerase II transcription subunit 25-like translates to MDAHGDQAILPAATKRKALRPRVQIRPGRPRPAHRPPLTHARAAALPPPSWFLPRFAGGKAETPGTLGGLGVRGRQGPCGSSPGTRMRLPDPGHASISGTPKQKPRVPGARKLASSLAAPPQPQAAPHQPKTCAGPRSTAGRPALVLTPWLKPLGGVPLQSLVLLPPLQRPMLPQALLPLIRHGGRGPCGRGGGKAHTCEPNYICGRTK
- the ATF4 gene encoding cyclic AMP-dependent transcription factor ATF-4 isoform X2, whose product is MTEMSFLSSEVLVGDLMSPFDQSGLGAEESLGLLDDYLEDAFSGTDWMLEKMDLKEFDFDALLGIDDLETMPDDLLTTLDDTCDLFAPLVQETNKEPPQTVNPIGHLPESLTKPDQVAPFTFLQPLPLSPGVLSSTPDHSFSLELGSEVDITEGDRKPDATAYVAMIPPCIKEEDTPSDNDSGICMSPESYLGSPQHSPSTRGSPNRSLPSPGVLCGSARPKPYDPPGEKMVEAKVKGEKLDKKLKKMEQNKTAATRYRQKKRAEQEALTGECKELEKKNEALKERADSLAKEIQYLKDLIEEVRKARGKKRVP